The Bosea sp. 685 DNA window CGCATCGTCGAGGCGGCCAATCAGACGATCCGCCTCACGGCGAACCTGCCTGGTCTGGATGCCGAAGTCGTTGCGACGGAGCGGAAGCGCAACGACGAGGCGATCGCCGGTTACGACGCCTCGTCCAAGACGCTGTTCGAAAAGGCGAAGGGGCTGGAGGCCTCGATCGAGAAGCTCAACTTCCAGGACGACCAGTTCGACATTTCTGAGGCGCTGATCTCGATCGCCATTGCGGCCGCGGCGGTCGCGGCCTTGACCGAGAGCTGGATGCTGCTGTGCCTCGCCTGGGTGTCGGGCGGTACCGGCATCCTGATGGGGCTGGCGGGTTTCCTCGGCTGGGGCTTACATCCGGACTGGCTGGTCAAGCTGCTGACCT harbors:
- a CDS encoding DUF4337 domain-containing protein, which produces MDIETKSDSANKRMNSLVAVTVVILSVFTAVSKIKDDNIVQAIQTAKADSVDSWNEYQAARMKLRIVEAANQTIRLTANLPGLDAEVVATERKRNDEAIAGYDASSKTLFEKAKGLEASIEKLNFQDDQFDISEALISIAIAAAAVAALTESWMLLCLAWVSGGTGILMGLAGFLGWGLHPDWLVKLLT